A single genomic interval of Helianthus annuus cultivar XRQ/B chromosome 6, HanXRQr2.0-SUNRISE, whole genome shotgun sequence harbors:
- the LOC110878553 gene encoding glycine oxidase yields MASISLSLSPNPNHLYNDTVFSPQSHFLRRVATVSTFSGRHLNNKTSLSTSPEKYRREKVAAVRMSSTVSDSHSYDVVVVGAGIIGLSIARQLLNGSDLSVAVVDAAVPCSGATGAGQGYIWMVHKVPGSEKWELATRSRQLWEKFAEDVKHQGMDPQEVLGWKKTGSLLVGKTLQEMAALKEKVEQLSKAGLKAELLSSTELQEVEPALVIGEEGGAAFLPDDYQLDARRSVAYIEKENRKYATEGRYREYYNQPLTGLLRSDSGKVEAVQTSKNLLYSNKAIVIATGCWTGSLMQELIRNLDIEFDVPVKPRKGHLLVIENFNSFKLNHGLMEVGYVGHQDATRQPSAETETLSVSMTATMDTSGNLVLGSSRQFVGFNTEISEHIINQIWERAGEFFPSLRKLLLTDLEKTREVRVGLRPFMPGGKPMIGLVPGLSNVFLAAGHEGEGLSLALGTAEMVADMVLGNPTKVDNAPYALHTHSS; encoded by the exons ATGGCTTCAATCTCCCTTTCACTTTCACCAAACCCTAACCACCTATACAACGACACCGTTTTCTCCCCTCAGAGCCACTTTCTCCGTCGTGTCGCCACCGTTTCCACTTTCTCCGGCCGCCATTTGAATAATAAAACTTCGTTATCAACGTCACCGGAAAAGTATCGGAGAGAGAAAGTAGCCGCCGTACGGATGTCGTCGACGGTTTCTGATTCACACTCGTACGACGTCGTTGTAGTTGGCGCCGGAATAATCGGATTGAGTATCGCACGGCAGCTTCTCAACGGATCGGATTTGTCCGTTGCCGTCGTTGACGCCGCCGTTCCTTGCTCCGGCGCTACCGGTGCAG GACAGGGATATATATGGATGGTACATAAGGTTCCAGGAAGTGAGAAATGGGAGTTAGCAACGAGAAGCCGTCAACTATGGGAGAAATTTGCGGAGGATGTGAAGCATCAGGGAATGGATCCACAAGAGGTTCTTGGCTGGAAGAAGACAG GAAGCTTGTTGGTTGGTAAAACATTGCAGGAAATGGCAGCACTGAAAGAGAAGGTAGAGCAGCTATCGAAAGCCGGGCTCAAGGCAGAGCTCTTGTCCAGCACCGAACTGCAGGAAGTAGAACCTGCACTTGTGATTGGTGAGGAAGGCGGGGCTGCATTTTTACCAGATGATTACCAACTGGATGCTCGGCGTTCTGTTGCGTACATTGAAAAG GAGAACAGGAAGTATGCAACTGAAGGAAGATACAGGGAGTATTATAATCAGCCATTGACTGGTTTGTTAAG GTCTGATAGTGGTAAGGTTGAAGCTGTTCAAACGTCGAAAAATTTATTGTATAGCAACAAGGCAATAGTAATTGCCACTGGATGCTGGACAGGCTCTTTAATGCAAGAGCTGATTAGGAATCTCGATATTGAATTTGATGTCCCTGTAAAGCCCCGAAAG GGTCACCTACTGGTGATAGAGAATTTTAATTCCTTCAAACTGAATCACGGTTTAATGGAGGTAGGCTACGTCGGTCATCAGGATGCTACTCGACAACCCAGTGCCGAAACCGAAACTTTATCTGTTTCAATGACGGCCACCATGGATACATCAGGAAATCTTGTTCTTG GAAGCAGCCGGCAGTTTGTTGGATTTAACACAGAGATATCCGAGCATATAATCAATCAGATATGGGAACGTGCCGGGGAGTTTTTTCCTTctttaagaaaacttttgttaaCAGATTTGGAGAAGACTAGAGAAGTCAGAGTAGGGCTAAGACCCTTCA TGCCTGGTGGAAAGCCTATGATTGGTCTTGTTCCTGGATTGTCGAATGTATTCCTTGCTGCTGGCCATGAGGGAGAAGGATTGAGTTTG GCCCTTGGAACTGCTGAAATGGTTGCTGATATGGTTTTGGGCAATCCAACCAAAGTTGATAATGCACCCTATGCATTGCATACTCATAGTTCTTGA